The sequence GGGCTTGACCAGGACCACCTTGAGTGTCTTGTCGTTGCTATTCTTGTCGTACCGTCTGGTAATTAGAAGGTTCCGGTTCATCCCTGACCTCGGGCCAGTTCGTGTCGAGAGTGTCTGAGCGCTTTGGCTCCCCGGGAACGAATGACTTCTTGTCATATCCCCAGAAATCCCCTTCAGAACTAGCAGACGAGCCCACTGTATCGCTTCGACTGGGCGGCGCGAAATTTCCTTGGTCGTTTTTGGTGGTAGATTGCCCGCTCGACTCCGTGGTCTGTGTATGGGCGGTGTTGGATTGGGATGACATACTGGGCCTGTATCTGGATCAGTTATTAATATAGCAAATCAGGGGCTGTTGAATGAGAGAGGGGCAAGGACAAAGATGGACGATCCTACGAGAAAGACTCAGGTAGTTATACCCTTCCCATACTTACAAATTTCTACAACATAAATAAGCCCAGCATCGAGAAGACAATTCATCAAAGGTTCTTTCCCTTGAGCGGTACTTCTAGTCTCAAACTAAGGATCCAAGTCCTCCATACAAGGTTGTGACGAAACCGTAAGAACCGTCCCTTGATGTGTATAGCATGTCCCAAATCCCCCCTGCATTGTCTTGTCAGCTCCTTAGACGGATGACGTCTATGAGGGCGAGCATCGTGCACTCTACTGCATCGCATCAGAAGTCGACGTGTCAGGCATGGGCAACCTTTGATCGTGCAGAAGACTCTCTGTCGGTCCAAATGGTATGAGCAGACCGGAAAGAGGTGAAGACCGGCCGTTCGGGTTAATCGATAGGCGAGCTTGCCCCATGACCTGCACTCAACATACTGAAATAATGAAATGAACATGACATGTATGTGACCTAGAAATAGCGAGTATGTCCACAGATGACAGTAGAGAAAACATAGTTCAGGAGATGGGTGTGCCACCTTGTGCCTTAAGACGCAATGTTCTTTTCCCTCATCCGCAGGAGTCAAAATAAACCCTCTGACATAATGCCCGGAGAATTGATAAACCCAAGGAGTACGAGAGAACCCGGTGCTCGTACGGTGAAACAGCCCTGGGAGGTTGTATGGGATGATTGATTATTCattgattcttcttcttcttcttcttcccaccactCACCACCTCACCAAGAggatatatctcatcgacaATGCGGTCAACGGCAATTCTCTGCCTACTCGCTCAAGCGGGAATGAGCGTAAGAGCAATTCAACTCCCATTCTTACAGTCCGacgatcaacctccatcAGCATTCGAAAGCATCAACGacctccccttcaccattgATATCACCTCAGATGGAGAACCCGTAGAAGAGAGaatcattcccatctccaaGGAAGAGTCGGTGAAATGGAAATGCGAAATCAGATCATGGGTTAGGGCACCTGATCTAAGACCTTCCGCTATCATCCCTGCGGAAACTAGGTTATCTGCCAACGGGTCAGATTGCGAGGATATCGAGAGGtgggaagtgggattgaggttTAGGGAGAGGGCTATAGTCAAGTTCAAGTGAGTCTACAATCATCCCTCTGTTTTCCATATATTTCTGGCCTATCAAGTCCTGTCACTGGTCCAACGTGACTGTCGACATCTCTGCTCTCAATATGTACCACCTAGCATAGATTGGATGATCACGGGAAGAGCATCTCTTACTGATCGTTGTTAATACCCTCGTACAGATCCAAATCACTCGCCGACGATGCTTTCCCTAAAAAACCTATATTCCCAAGATTCAATGAATCGTCTTGGCCTAGGTACGATTATAATGATATTTACTTTGTGGGAGGTAATATGGGTGAAGATCCCTGGGAGGTATATAACGCGCAGATGAAAGAGTACAGTGAGTATTCGTCCGTCTCCCCAATGATGCTCCCCGACTTTGGCTAGCCCGGGTAGCTTTGGCTTCTATTGAATAGGTGATTGCTCAAGGATGGTTTGCTGATTCTGGTTTTCTGTTCGTCCCGCACACTAGACCTGGCGATTAAGAATGAGTCATTATGGGATGTGCACGGTTCGGAACGTATCGTTTTTGATATCGCTCAAGCGCTTCCCTACAACCCCGCAGGTGAGTCCCCCCATGTCTCTCAACCGGTACCTTATACATACGTGCAGCGCTGATCGTTGATATTATTATTCTTGGCTCAGATTCCAGCAAGATCAACGAGGTCCGCTCTTTCGAAGTGGGAGTCCCAAATACCAATGTGAGTATGACTGCATCATCGCCCAAGTGACAAGGTTGAGCGGCCCGATGACTTTGCAGTTCCCGCCTATCGAGAAACATGGACGGGGATTCATCTCAGGCGGTGATGGGGATAATGTGAGTGAGAAATAACTTACAGTATCCGAGTGGAAGCTGTGTTAAACAGTTGCTTTCTATGTTTTAGCTGTTGAATACCGAAACTATGCTTGAGTAttaccatcttctccacctgtCTAACGGTACCACCCTCGACATCCCAGCGGGTAGAACAGCTTTCATCCCTTATATCGAGACGGCTTCGACGGAAGAAGGCGATGAAGGCTGGTCAACTCTTCTTAATCTGACTTCCGGTCGGATCCAACCTGGAGAGGAacaggatgggatggatgagtgGTTCAGCATGGGAAGATATGGTTCGAATGCGCCCGAGTGTGTGAGTCAAGATTGATAGCCTACAAGGGTTGTAGatatgaagctgatcattggCCTGCATTTAGGATAAGGGCAATATGGCCAATTTCAGTCTgcaagtcagctcaaatgTGACTCATGTCACTCAAGGTCAGTCAATTACATCATGCTTCCTGTTCGACTCCACTATCCTCCATCGTTGTAGGTATAAGACTGTACTGACTTCTTTCCCACTGTTCAGGTCTAAATATCACTCTTAACTTTACCCTCACCCGAACAGGCAACGGCACAGAGTACCCAGCTTATTTCCAAGTACAGACCGGTACGAGACGAAACGTAACTTGGGCGTGGAATTTTGTGGAATCGGACAACGAATATGATACTTTACTTGGATACAGTGGACCCAGGAGAAGGAGTGGGGAAAGGTTCGAGCCGCCTGTCAACATGCTTCAATTGCCTAGTATGAGGGAGCTGGAGGATAGGCGAAATCGCAATACTCGAATGTCGGGGTCGTACAATATGGCGGAGAGTAGGTTCCCGCTGAATTATGGGGAGTCGAGGTTTGAtattgagatggatggggaggttggtAAGGAGGAGTATGTATTTCAGATGGAGGTGACTATGTGAGTTTGTCCATCCTACTAAAACACCACCGAGCACCAAGGTCGAGGAAATACACATGTTGGGAGCATAGCGCCTGATCTTATTGTGTTTATGAATATAGCCCGGACGACCAATTCCCTTCCTTCGAAAGTACATTTGAGACCTATCGATCCATCCTGGAATTCCGATTATCCACCATATTCCTATGCGAGCCATCAGATCCGTTCAATTCTTCACCTGAGTTGGACGACTCTCAAAAAGAGGATAAGGAATGGGCAGAATACGAATTACCTCCTAAGCGAGAGAAGAATAAACTTCGAATCGGGAGACACCTCACGCACACCGGATCAATCCCTGTTCAAATCAATTTGGCCAACAGAGCTGACACCGAGAAGAACGCTCCTGCTCCGACTCATTACCTCCATCCGGATGCTTTGGGACCCATCATTTCGCTTCCCAGCCGACAACATGAACAACACTTTGGGAAATTGGGTTCCGCTAAGGAGGAGAGTAAGGATTTACTTCGGAAGAATAGATATACTGCTAGGATGTACGATGAATATAGACCTGGGAGGGTTGGTGGTGCGATGATGCATGCTGCTAGATtgtgggagaagaagttgagaaCGGGCTCTGATGAATAAGTTGGATATCGTGTGATAGCGTAGTATATATGTACCTGGTTATCGAATATGCTTATAATGAGTCTTTTTTGGCGTTGTGCCGTTGGATTATGAATATGATATATCTTTAGGAATGGGCATTGCAGttgagaacagcatagacCAGTCAATGGCTAGAGCATACGCACTGACTATGCCTTTCTTTGCTCCTATGAATCCCTTGAATCACACAACGAGAGAACAGGATAGGTTGACAAATCCAACAAATCACTTCGACCCCTTATGCCGTTCTCACAAACATATCAGTCGTAAAGGCGCCACACCATCCGGCAATACGGTAAAGTCGGCCGAACCCACGCATCGTTGCCTTTCCTTCGGAGCTATCCTACGACAGTACGGTGCAGTATGTGAGTCAGCACGTCATTGCACCACAGCACCGTAGGAACAGGACATTCCTTCTCACCATACACCACCAAGGAAAAGGCCTCATCTTCACATTCGATCATCTCGCCTTCATCTCTTATTGCCTCAACATCACTTCATCACTATAGACACTCATCAAAAGCAGATCTAATCTAATCAATCCAAAATGGTCAAGGTACGTTGAGGCATTACTTTTATGCATGTACACGTGTGAGATTTACAGGTTACTGATAAGTCCTCTTGTTGTTTCTTCCTTCATTACCTCTCGGGTCGTCACCCTTTCGGTATCGATCCTCTCGAAATCCTATCCTTCACTACTTTATCTTATCGTGTGCTTCTGGTCCTGTTTGTCACACGTGATGgcactctcctcttccccatttGATATGCATCGGTCAACACTCACTGTCCCTTCACTTGAATATATGGTTTCTGCTGCGACTTCGCTCGGACCCACCTTCCTGCTCTCTTCGCACCAACGTTACACCGTTCAACTTGATCCCTATGCTGtcctccaccccaccagGCTATCGCTGTTCTCAAAGGTGACTCCTCCGTCTCTGGTGTCATCACCTTCACTCAAGAGAAGGATGGTGCTCCAGTAACCGTCTCCGGTGACGTAAGTGttcacttccttccttcctccaccccaaTACCTGTCACCCATTTGATTCTTGGAAGCTGCGAAAAGAGAGGATCAAGGCTGATATGGCTACTTCGACAGATCAAGAACCTCTCCCCCAACGCTGAGCGAGGATTCCACGTCCACGAATTCGGAGACAACTCCAACGGATGTACCTCTGCTGGTCCCCACTTCAACCCTCACGGTAAGAACCACGGTGGGCCAGATGCCGATGAGAGACACGTTGGtgatcttggtgagtctgctcGTCccccactaccactactTTGACCTGATCCTTCATACTCTCCGTCACTCGGTTGCTCACGTTGCATCGCACAAATAGGTAACGTCAAGACCGACGGTTCCGGTACCGCCGCCGTCAGCATCACTGGTGAGCTGGCTATTGATTACGATCTTCAAGAGCAAGGGTAGAATCACAGCTAATCATGATATCTTTGTGTGCGCAATAGACAAatccatctccctcttcggCCCTTACTCCATCATCGGACGAACCGTCGTTGTCCACGAGGGTACCGACGACTTCGGTAAAGGTGGTCACGCCGATTCGCTCAAGACTGGTAATGCCGGTGGTAGAGCCGCTTGTGGTGTCATGTGAGTCCAGCTTCCCCAGGTCTCAGCTAGAGCAAGAAGCTGATTGTTGTGTTGTATTTATAGTGGTATTGCTGCTTAAGCGCATTTCTTTGGCATAGCAAACGTTCAAGGGTTGATGGGGAATAGTagggttgatgatggtcatGAACGATGAACGAGTAATGAAGTTGAAGTAATGGATGAAAAGCAGATGCATCTCGTATCGTAGTGAAGCATTAGTGGAGCATCCAGAAGCAAAGCACATAATGGACGTTGCATACATGAACGAAGCTATACAAGGTGACAACTGATAGATAGGACAGAGTGATTGGTGGCTACAACGATTAGGGGTGAGAGGAGATGGGCGAAGGAGACAGTACAACCTGTTATATACTACATACACTCACTATCAACTGTCGTACAAACTAAACCCTTCCAATCGATAAGGAGTCAGACCGTATATTCATAGCCGTCCCTTTGATAACAAGGTAAGTTGGCTGCCGAACGACAGATATCCTGACCCCATCGCTTCACACTCTAATCTTTTGAGAAGAGGAGCGAGGTTTCATATCTTTGCTGCCGAGGAGGTGTCATCATTTCTTTATGAAAGGAAGgattgaggggaagagtgGAAGAGATACAGCTTGATGGGTTGAATATTTATACCGCACGATGAGGTTTGCTACTGTCTGGTGGAGGTagagtgag comes from Kwoniella bestiolae CBS 10118 chromosome 1, complete sequence and encodes:
- a CDS encoding superoxide dismutase [Cu-Zn] gives rise to the protein MVKAIAVLKGDSSVSGVITFTQEKDGAPVTVSGDIKNLSPNAERGFHVHEFGDNSNGCTSAGPHFNPHGKNHGGPDADERHVGDLGNVKTDGSGTAAVSITDKSISLFGPYSIIGRTVVVHEGTDDFGKGGHADSLKTGNAGGRAACGVM